A segment of the Hymenobacter volaticus genome:
CAAGGAAAATTACAAGCAGGACCAGGGCGTTTGGTATAAGAGTGATTCCACGGGCTCGTATTTCTCTAATTCGCACACGCTCGAGTACAGCTACAGTGCATTCGCCGCCGCTCAAATGGCGAAATCGTTGGGCAAGAAGGCCGACTACGAGCAGCTCATTAAGCTCTCCAACGGCTGGAAAAAGATTCTGAATCCGCAGAACAAGCTCATGCGGCCCAAGCTGGCCGATGGCAGCTTCGTGAACAATTTCAACCCGTATGAGCCGTGGCGCGGCTTCCAGGAAGGCAACGCCATGCAGTACACCTTCTACGTGCCGCAAAACCCCGCCGAGCTTGTTGCGGCGCTGGGCCGCGACAAGTTCAACAACCGCCTCGACAGCCTCTTCACCGCCTCGGCCAAAACCGGCTTTGGGGGCGGCAAAGAAATAGATGCTTTTGCCGGCATCAAGGCCATTTACAACCACGGCAACCAACCCTGCCTGCACATCAGCTGGCTGTTCAACTTTTCCGGTCAGCCCTGGCTGACGCAGAAATGGACCCGCCAGATTTGCGACGAATTTTACGGCACCGAGCCCATTCATGGCTACGGCTATGGGCAAGACGAAGACCAGGGCCAGCTAGGTTCGTGGTACGTTATCAGCGCGCTGGGCTTGTTCGACGTGAAAGGCTTCACCGATGCGCGTCCCATTGTTGAGCTAGGTAGTCCTCTTTTCAGCAAGGCTACCATTCAATTGGGCAACCAGAAAAAGCTGGTAATCGAAGCCAAAAACACCGCCAAAGCAAACGTGTACGTGCAGAGCGCGGAGCTGAACGGCAAGCCGCTAACCAACTGCTGGCTGTACCGCGACGAGCTCATGCAAGGAGGCAAATTGGTGTTTACCATGGGCAGCCAGCCCAACAAAACCTGGGGCACGAAGACCCCACCGCCTTCGGTGCAATAGTGTAAACTCACAGGCAAAGACTTGCTGGATAACAAATAGATGCGGTATTGGTAGGCATACTAAATAGAGCAGTAAGCCTCCTCGCATCGTCCACCGCGGGAGTTCAGGTTTATGGTCTGATGAGTTGTTGGAAAGAGAAGTCGGGTTGCCGCATCACTAGTTCGTTGTCAGCTGATTCCCGTTGTGCTGCTCTGGCGTACACAAGCATCTTTTGTTCGTAGTCGGCAATAGCCGCTGATATGCTGTGGTACTTTCCGTTCGTGAGGTTATCAGTTAAAATCAACGTGTCTATTAGTCCGGTGTTGACACCCTGACCGGCGAAGGGCGGCATTAGATGGGCAGCGTCTCCAATAAGCGTTATGGGCAGCAGACGAGCCTGTTTCCAGGGCTTTTCCAACGGCAACTTTCTTGTCGGCAACCCCAAAAAGCGGATGTTGAATTAAACAGATGTTTGTAGAGCTCGTCCCAAGCAGCGAACCTACTGCTGAGGAACGATTTAATGCCAGCGGTATTCTGGAAGGTTAACGTATCGGGCTCACCCCATTCTGCTGGCTGGCTGAAAACCACGTTGTAAGTCAGCACGCCGTTGTTGCTAGGATTTGCCACTAGCATATTGCCGTTGTAGGCAGTCATTAGGATGGTATCGTTGCACAGGCGATAGAACTCCGGGCAATTTACCTGCGGGTTAGCTACCTCGCCTTGGATAATAAAAGTGCCGGTATTCTCGACTGCGGCGTCTGTGATATAGCTTCTTGCCTGGGACATTCCACCATTCGCTACAATCACCACATCGGCGGTTGCCGTCGTCTGATTTTCAAAGTGCAATTGCCATCTTCCGTTGCGTTCTTCCAAGCCGGTCCATTTTCGGTCCCAAACAACGGTATCGATGGGTAAGCTAGCCAGCAAGAGCGTTCTTAAATCGTTTCTATTTATCTCTGGATTCTCGGGTGCTGGTTCCTTGGTGAACAACACGGTACCTTGATGATCAGCAATAGTTCTGCCGATGGGAGTTGCCCTGGCAAAATAGGTTTCCAGCAATCTGGCCTTTTGCAGGGCTTTTTGTCCTGACTCTTTATGTAGATCGAGGGTACCTCCCCAAATCCTGGCTTGAGCGTCTTGGTCTCGTTCGTAAACCCTTACTGCGATGCCTTCTTGCTGCAGTAATTTGGCCATGGTCAGCCCAACGGGTCCCGCGCCGAGAATGGCTACTTGCTTGTTCTGTAGTAACATGATGTTGCATTGCTGATGATTGCAACACAAAATTCCGCCTCAAGCTTGTGCTAGGCTTGTACAAACGCGACAAAACCGGGATGTAGCGCCTATTTTCTGCTTTTGGCTTTGCGCGCGAAAGCCGCGGGCGTGGTGCCGCTGTAGCGCTTGAATTCCCGGCTCAGGTGGGCTTGATCAGCATACCCTAGCTCCTGCGCCAGGCCGGCTAAGTTAACATCCGGGTGCTGCCATAAGTGGTTGCGTACTTGCTCGAAGCGCATCAGGGAGGATACGTCTTTTACTGTATGCCCCGCCGCTTGCTTAAACCTTCGCTCTAGGGTCCGAACCGTGGCATGCGCGGTGGCTGCCACTTTACTAACTGGGAGAGTGCCGTTGGCTTCCCGCATTGCCCCACCCGCTTGAACTAGCAGCTTGTCACTAGCCATCCATGCCCGAGCAGTCAGGAAGTACTGTTGTACTTGTACCAGCGCCTCCGCTACGTTGCCTGCTCGAATTTCCCTCACTAGCGAGGCTTGCAGCTGGGCAAGAGGATGCGCAATAAGCGGTACGTCCTCAACTGCGCACTGCACTTAGTTACGTACGGGCAACTCTACCAAAATAAGGCACGATGGTTTCTTGTTTTCTTACACACTCAAGTGTTCGTCTCTTAACTTTTATGCAAGACGACAGAGGCTAGCTAGTCAATCCTTGCTTCTTGCTTTTCCGGTAGTCGGAGGGCAGGATGCTGAATTTGGCTTTAAACGACTTGGTGAAGTAATGAGGGGTGGCAAACCCGGCCCGGTACGCAACCTCCGAGATGGTAAGGTCACTTTCCTGCAGCAGCACGGCTGCCCGGTCCAGCTTAAAGGAGCGAATAAACTCGACGGGTGGCATGCCCGTCAACTCCAGGATTTTATTGTACATCGAGCCCCGGCTCATGCCGAAATGGTCACTCAAGTCTTCCACCGAGAAGTTGGTGTTCTTCAGGTTTTTCTCGATGTAGAGAACCACATTGTTGAGAAACTTCTCACTGCTCGACTCGATTTCCACCGGACTCGGGACCACTTGGAGTTGTTTGGTGTAGGTGGTTTTCAGCGCCCGATTCAGCTCCAGCAAATTCTTAATTCTAACGTGCAGAATCTCGAAGTTGAACGGCTTGGTTAAGTAGTCGTTGGCCCCGGATTCGAGCCCCCGCAACTGCTCGCCATCTTGCGTCAGTCCCGTTAGCAGGATGATGGGAATATGGCTGGTTCGCTTATCCGACTTTAGCTTACGGCTCAATGCCACCCCATCCATGTAGGGCATGGTAATATCACTAACGATCAGGTCGGGGTGGCAGGACAGGGCTTTGTACCAGCCGTCTTTGCCGTTTATTACATCGGTGATTTTGTAATTGTCTTTAAGATTGTCTTTCAGATAGTACCGGAAATCATCGTCGTCTTCTACCAGTAGCAAGTGGGGTAGTTCTTCCCCTTTGTGCTTTTTCACTGGCCGGCCGGGCTTTTTACTTTCTGTTATTGAAGCCGCCTCGGCCGGTAGTTCAGTTTCCTGCTCAACCACTGGGGCAAACGTTGCGAGCGGCAGCTCCACAGTGAAGGAGGTGCCCTGGCTCAGTTCACTGGCCACGGCAATTGTGCCACCGTGCAGTTCGGCAAACTCTTTGGTGATGGAGAGGCCGATGCCGCTGCTTTGGTTTAATACCGAACCGAGTTCGTGCCCTTGAAAAAAGCGCTCGAAGATGAGATTCTGCTCGCTAGGGGAAATCCCGATGCCGGTGTCGGCAACTTCAATCCGGATGGTTGTTTCCGGTGTGGCCGCCGGCGCCGGGAGGGCCGAGAGTTCCACGCGGACGCTGCCGCCCTCGGGCGTGAACTTGAACGCATTGGAAAGCAGGTTAACCAGTATACGCTCTACCTTGTCGTAGTCGAACAACACAAACAGTTGCTCGGAGGGGAGGCGCAGCGACAACTTGATTTTCTTGATTTCGGCCAGATCCTGAAACGAGTTGGTTACTTCCCGCACGAAAGACGAAATTTCTCCCTCCGATAAATTCAGTTGAAGTTCGTGTTCTTCCAGCTTGCGAAAATCCAGCAGCTGGTTAACCAGATGCAAGAGTCGCTGCGCATTGCGCTGGATTACTTGCAGCTGGCCGGCGCTCTGCGGGTCTTTTTGCTGGGCCATCAACTTGTTGGCCGGCGCTAGAATTAGTGAGATGGGCGTGCGGAATTCGTGACTTAGGTTAGTTAAGAACTTGATTTTCAACGAGTCCAATTCCCGAACCCGTTCGGCCTGTTTGCGTTCTTGCTCTTGCTCGAACTCCTTTTTCAACTGCTTGATGCCCCGGTAGCGAATGTAAAGCAGGGTACAACCAAACAGGGCCACGTACAACACGTAAGCATAGTAAGTTCGCCAGAAAGGAGGATGAATGACGATCTTGATGGAAGTACCGGCCGGGTTCCAGATGCCGTCGTTATTGCTGGCTTTCACTTGAAACTCGTATTCCCCCGGGTCCAGGTTGGTGTAGTAGGCTGTGGTGGTAGAACCCACGTAATTCCACCCCTGGTCAAAGCCTTTTAGCTGGTAGGCGTAGTGGTTTTGCTGGGGCAAGGTGTAATCCAGTGCCGTGTAGTGAATAGAGAAGTTCTGCTTGTAATCTAAATCGATTGCCTTGGCAACGGCAATGGCTTGATGCAGGGGGACTGAAGACCGGCAACAACCGATTTGTTGTCGACTTTCAAATCGGTTAGCAGCACCGGTGGAATATTGCGGTTAACTTTTATGTGGGCGGGATTGAAGTAATTAAAGCCTTCAAGCCCTCCGAAAAACAGGGAGCCGTTTGCCGATTTAATGCCGGAGTTGTTTAGAAAGGCCTTGCCTTGCAAGCCGTTATCCGGGGAATAGTTGGTGAAATTATTGTGCGCGGTGTTGAGTCGACTGACACCCTGATTGGTGCTGATCCAGACGTGACCTTCTTGGTCTTCTAAAATTTTATGGATGAACCCGTCCAGCAAACCTTTTTGCTTGGGAAACGCCGTTAGCTTACTGGAACGCGTATCGAACTGGTACAACCCGTCGCCGGCGGTTCCAATCCACATAACGCCGCGGTGGTCGCGCCCAAACGTGTTAATTCGATCCAAGGCCAGCCCGGTCCGCGCCGTGTTGTACACCGTAAATTGCTGGTCGACGGGGTGATACACGGCAATGCCGCTGCCCGCCGAGCCAATCCAGATGTTGCCGTTCGAGTCTTCCTCGATAGCTCGGATATAGTTGTTGATAGGCAGAAGCTTGTCCTCGGCCGTTTTAGGTCGGGCAGTGAATTTGCTGATCCTTTTCGTGTTAGGATCATACACGTTCACCCCACCCCCGTTGGTGCCGATCCAAATCGTGCCGTTATGGTCTTCCTTAAGGCAAAAAATATCGTCGCTGTTTAGCTGCGAGGCGCCCCGCTTGGCCAGCAGCTGCTCGTAGCTACCCGTGCGGGTATTGTAAATGAACAGGCCGTGTCCGAAGGTTCCGATCCAGAGCTGGTCGTGCCGATCTAGCAGCATGCTCAGGATGGGTAGCCCGGCCAGATTAATTCGCTCGCGGCTCTTGATATCCACGTGGCGGAACAAGCGGGTTTTCAAGTTGTATACGTTCAGGCCGCCCCCGTCGGTGCCCACAAAGATTTCGCCGTTGCGGTTTTCGGCAAAAGCCGTTACAGCGGGCGAGTTGAGGCCGAACGGATCCAACTCACTGCTGCGCTCAACGTTGAATAAAGTAAGGTTTTGATCGTATTTGCTGATTCCGCCCTGGTAGGTGCCGATCCAATGAATACCCTGGCGGTCGATTAGCAGACTGCGGACCGATTTGCTGTTCAAGCTGTAGGGGTCCCGGCTGTTGTGCGCCTGGCGCGAAACCATTCCCGACTGCACATCCATAATATCGAGGCCCCCTTCAGTGCCCAGCCAGATGGTGCCGTCCTGGTCCGCCGCAATGGTATAAATAATATTGCTGCCGATGGTATGCGGGTCGCGGTAATTAAATTTAAAGTTGGTAAAACTCGCCTCGTCGTCAGCTAGTTGGCTAAGCCCATTGCTGGTCCCAATCCATAACCGACCGCGCTGATCTTCGGCAATTGTGTTGACAGTGTCACCAACCAAGCTGCGCGGCCGGGCTTGCTCCCGTCTGAAAGACCGGATGGGAGTACCGGCTGAGCTGTAGCAGTACAAGCCGCGTTCGGTGCCGATCCAGATCCGGTGCCGACGATCTTTGTAGACGCACCACGGGTTCAACGTACTTGCCTGGTCAGGGGGTAGTAGAGAAACCCGCGTGATTTTGTTGGTTTGCGGCGCTAGGATTTGCACGCCGGCAATGGAGGCCACCCAGATATTGCCAGCGGCATCACTGCACAACGATTTAATGTATTTGTTGTCGAGCGGGGCAGCTTGGTAGGGCGTGAACACATCCAAGCTGCGGTTATAGGTGAAGAGCCCGCCCCCCATGCTACCAACCCATATTCGGCCCGTTTGATCTTCGTGCAGGGCCGTTACGTCGTTGCTCTGAACGCTACCTACTGCGGGCGCCTTCAGTTGATACGTTCTAAAGCTTTGACCGTCATATTTTTTGAGGCCGCCATCAGTGGCCAGCCAAAGTAGCCCGTACCGGTCTTTGAGAATAACATTAACTGTATTGGAAGTTAACCCGTCCTTAGCGGTTAACGCCGTGAACTTGATATCGCGCGTCTGAGCGGAAGAGGTCTTTCCTACCAGCAGAAACACCCCAACCATCAAAAGCAGGAAGGTGCGGATGTTGACTTCGTAGCGGGGATAATAAAGTTTCCTGCTCATGGTGGGGGTGAGGGTACTACAGCGCTTTTGCCTTACTGGGCCAGGTAATTTGAGCTAGGCTTGGAAGGCCTATAAGTGCCCTTCGCTGCGCGACGGCCAATCCCGTGATACCTAGTTTGATCCAGGAAGGAAGTGGCAAGAAAAGAAACTGGCCACACCTCTTAGTAAAGGCGAGAACGATAAATTTTGCTTCCGGTGGCGAATATGGGTTAGCTCAAGGGAGGAAAGCAATCTAACCTTTCCAAACATAAGCAACTAAAGATATCTCCCTAAGCTTTGGGTTGTGAAGCGGTGGCAAGTAATGAGCATCGTGAAATTAGCTGACAGGTAACCCAAGGTATTTAAAGCGAAATGAAAAGACCGAGGTGAGTCTACACCTCCTTGATTTCCCCTTGCTGGTTGTTCTAATTTAACCTCTGCTGCCCAGTAGTTCTGGCAATCAAGAATTCACACTTACTGGCTCATTGTGGTATGTAATGCTTGCTCTAGCCCCAACAAATCTTCGTGAAGGCAAGACCAGTTAAGAGGCCAACAAATGTGCAACAAACTAACACACAAGTTTGATAAAAAGCCTTTTCAGCCTAGCTAAGTGCATTTTCATGGATTGTAACACTAGGAAATATTTCTACATCTGTTGTAAGAATATAAGAATGTTTGCGCTTGGACTGGGAATACCTTTGACACCACCCCACCAAATGTTTAGCACTTAATCTCTTTTGTTTTTCACTGCGCCAACTTCTAAGTCATATACTCTTACTGCTTCAAGAGGAAGGTTGAATAGTAGCCTCGTTTTCTAAAAGAAGTAGGGGCCATGCCCGATAAGAGTAAAACAACCAGTCTCAGATAACGGGTCAGTACTCCGCCACACTTATCACTATCACTCCTAAAAGCTGCTCTCTGTTAGCTGTCTAATACTAATTGAGCAGCATAAGATCTAGACCACTTGAGCAGTTTGACTACACAGTTTCTACACAATCGATTAACCTAATAACAGCTCGCCTTAGCGCAGACACTCTAGGCAACTGTTCCAGCTTTCTAGTACGCTGCCTTTTGCAAATCGGTAGGAAAGAAGCGTTTGTAAGGGCGCTCTAAGCATACCTCATAGGTAACAACAAGGCAGGGTATCAGCAGCACTTGTGCTTCGGCTTTTACATAAAGTGTCAGGCAATGTCATGCTGCACCAATCATCTACTGGCGGGCCTACACGGCTTCAACCTGCACAGTTTTCAGAGTACGCATTCATACCCAATCAAATTCCTACACTCTATGTGCACACCACTACGAAACACGGCCTTGGGCCTGAGCTTGCCGCTCTTTGCGGCTGTAGGGCTGTCAAGTGCCAGCCTATTCTTACCAACCACGCAAGTGATGGCGCAAGCTGCGCAAACGATTGCCGGCCGGGTTGTCAGCGCTGAAGGTGGCGAAGGCTTGCCTGGTGTTACCGTCCTGCAAAAAGGCACAACCAATGGCGTTTCAACTAATGCTGACGGCGGATATACGCTATCGGCCCCTGTTGGAAGCACGCTGGTGTTTAGTGCTATTGGTTTCGTTAGCCAAGAGGCGGTAGTTTCTGGAACCACGGTAAACGTCACGCTGGCTACCAATACCAAGGCTCTGGACGAGGTAGTAGTTGTAGGGTATGGCACGCAAAGAGCAGAAGCGGTAACGGGTTCGGTGGCTTCTATCAATGGAGAAACCCTGCGCGAAGTGCCTGCTGCTAACATTTCACAGGCGTTGCAAGGCCGGTTGCCCGGTGTGCAATTTTCGCAAACTTCCTCCCAGCCGGGCGCTGCCACGCAGATTCGGATCCGTGGGGTACGGTCACTCACTGCCAGCAATGATCCGCTGATCGTACTGGATGGTATTCCTTTCCCGGGCTCTATCGGCGACATCAACCCCAACGACATTCAGAGTGTTGACGTTCTGAAAGATGCCTCGGCCACAGCTATTTATGGGTCTCGCGGGGCAAACGGAGTTGTTTTGGTAACCACCAAAAGCGGGAAAGTAGGTCAGAAACCGCAAATAACCTATGACGGGTTCGTTGGTGCGAAGACACTCTTCTCCCGCTACCCCATGATGAATGGGGCCGAATTTGTTGAGCTTCGAAAGGCAGCAGGCCTGTACGCAACCAACGGCGTTCCGCAGTTTGGCTTGGATGAGTCGCCTGACGTGAATACTGATTGGCAGGATAATCTCTACAAAACGGGTATACAGGTAAACCAGAACATAGGGGTTTCCGGCGGCACGCAGAACGGGCGTTATAATTTCAACGCGGGGTATTACCAGGAAGAAGGTGTCATTCCAACCCAGCAGTACACCCGTTATACCGTGCGCGGAACGCTCGACCAAGGTGTTGGCAAGTACGTCCGTTTGGGTTTCACGGCGAACAACAGCTATAGCTTAACCGAAGGCGGCAACGTAGGCATATACGGCACTTTGGCTGCAACACCCATTTCCAATCCGTACAACGCGGATGGCTCTTTGAAAAGAGTTGTCAGCATGGTACAGGATAATCAGTGGGTATACAATAGGGATGTCGTAGAGGCTAACAAGGATAACTGGTTAAGCCAATCGAGAAGCTTTGCCAGCTACAACTCTATCTTCGGAGAGTTTAAGATTCCGGGAGTAGAAGGATTGAAGTATCGCCTTAATCTGGGCGTAAATTACCGGCAGAGCCAGGGTGGCTCCTACACTGGCCAGGGCATCGGCTCTGATAATCCCACTAACGTTTCTACGGGCTCGGTTAGCAACTCCGTTACAACCGATTATACCGTTGAAAACATCCTGTCGTACGACCGCACTTTTGCCGGGAAGCATAATATAAATGCAATAGCCCTGTACTCGGCTTCCAATAACGTATTCAACCGGTCGCAGATTAATGCCCGGGATATTCCTTCCGACGCCTTCCAGTTCTACAACCTATCATTGGCCGCCGGCGAAATCTCCCTACCCAATAATGGCGAACAAGGGTATACCAAATTTGGTCTGTTGTCCTACATGGGCCGCGTGATGTACTCCTACGACGATCGGTACCTGCTGTCAGCTACGGTTCGTTCGGACGGCTCTTCGCGACTTTCGCCGGGCTACCAATGGAATACTTACCCCGCCGTATCGGTTGGCTGGAACGTAGCTAAAGAATCGTTCATGCAAGGTGTTTCGGCCGTGAACATGCTGAAGTTCCGGGCTGGCTACGGCATCACGTCGAATCAATCTGTTAACCCGTACGCTACCCTGGGCCGTTTAACGACCCGGCCCTACAACTTTGGCCCGACTGGCTACCAGACCGGCTTGTATGTGAGCGAGCTGCCTAACCCAAAATTGGGTTGGGAATACTCGAAAACCTGGAACTACGGGGTGGATTTTGCGGTCCTGAACAACCGTCTTTCCGGTACGGTTGAATACTACGTTACCAAAACCGAAAACCTGCTGCTCAGCGTAGGCTTGCCAGCCACTTCAGGCGTAGGGAGCTATACGGCCAACGTTGGCTCTACCCAGAACAAAGGCATTGAGCTTTCGTTGAACGGGATAATCCTGGACAATCTCAACGGCTGGACTTGGGAAGCGGGCGTTAACATGTACGCCAACCGCAACAAGATTACGTCGCTCGCAGGGAACCAGCCCAGGGATGAAAACAACTGGTGGTTCGTTGGCAAACCGATCAACGTAGTTTTTGACTACGAGAAAGTAGGGTTGTGGCAGCAAGACGAACCGTACCTGGA
Coding sequences within it:
- a CDS encoding SusC/RagA family TonB-linked outer membrane protein, which gives rise to MCTPLRNTALGLSLPLFAAVGLSSASLFLPTTQVMAQAAQTIAGRVVSAEGGEGLPGVTVLQKGTTNGVSTNADGGYTLSAPVGSTLVFSAIGFVSQEAVVSGTTVNVTLATNTKALDEVVVVGYGTQRAEAVTGSVASINGETLREVPAANISQALQGRLPGVQFSQTSSQPGAATQIRIRGVRSLTASNDPLIVLDGIPFPGSIGDINPNDIQSVDVLKDASATAIYGSRGANGVVLVTTKSGKVGQKPQITYDGFVGAKTLFSRYPMMNGAEFVELRKAAGLYATNGVPQFGLDESPDVNTDWQDNLYKTGIQVNQNIGVSGGTQNGRYNFNAGYYQEEGVIPTQQYTRYTVRGTLDQGVGKYVRLGFTANNSYSLTEGGNVGIYGTLAATPISNPYNADGSLKRVVSMVQDNQWVYNRDVVEANKDNWLSQSRSFASYNSIFGEFKIPGVEGLKYRLNLGVNYRQSQGGSYTGQGIGSDNPTNVSTGSVSNSVTTDYTVENILSYDRTFAGKHNINAIALYSASNNVFNRSQINARDIPSDAFQFYNLSLAAGEISLPNNGEQGYTKFGLLSYMGRVMYSYDDRYLLSATVRSDGSSRLSPGYQWNTYPAVSVGWNVAKESFMQGVSAVNMLKFRAGYGITSNQSVNPYATLGRLTTRPYNFGPTGYQTGLYVSELPNPKLGWEYSKTWNYGVDFAVLNNRLSGTVEYYVTKTENLLLSVGLPATSGVGSYTANVGSTQNKGIELSLNGIILDNLNGWTWEAGVNMYANRNKITSLAGNQPRDENNWWFVGKPINVVFDYEKVGLWQQDEPYLDILEVGGQPGMIKVKYTGDYNADGTPTRAIGAADRQILDTNPNFQGGFNTRVAYKGFDLSVVGIFQEGGLLNSTIYGSAGYLNMLSGRRNNVKVDYWTPTNTDAKYPNPAGPRSSDNPKYGSTLGYFDASYMKIRTITLGYNFDNITWLKSKGVSRMRLYATAQNPFVFFSPYKKESGMDPETNSRGNENAAVAYGANLSRILTLGTNAPATRTYLAGFTLTF
- a CDS encoding hybrid sensor histidine kinase/response regulator transcription factor → MPQQNHYAYQLKGFDQGWNYVGSTTTAYYTNLDPGEYEFQVKASNNDGIWNPAGTSIKIVIHPPFWRTYYAYVLYVALFGCTLLYIRYRGIKQLKKEFEQEQERKQAERVRELDSLKIKFLTNLSHEFRTPISLILAPANKLMAQQKDPQSAGQLQVIQRNAQRLLHLVNQLLDFRKLEEHELQLNLSEGEISSFVREVTNSFQDLAEIKKIKLSLRLPSEQLFVLFDYDKVERILVNLLSNAFKFTPEGGSVRVELSALPAPAATPETTIRIEVADTGIGISPSEQNLIFERFFQGHELGSVLNQSSGIGLSITKEFAELHGGTIAVASELSQGTSFTVELPLATFAPVVEQETELPAEAASITESKKPGRPVKKHKGEELPHLLLVEDDDDFRYYLKDNLKDNYKITDVINGKDGWYKALSCHPDLIVSDITMPYMDGVALSRKLKSDKRTSHIPIILLTGLTQDGEQLRGLESGANDYLTKPFNFEILHVRIKNLLELNRALKTTYTKQLQVVPSPVEIESSSEKFLNNVVLYIEKNLKNTNFSVEDLSDHFGMSRGSMYNKILELTGMPPVEFIRSFKLDRAAVLLQESDLTISEVAYRAGFATPHYFTKSFKAKFSILPSDYRKSKKQGLTS
- a CDS encoding helix-turn-helix domain-containing protein encodes the protein MQCAVEDVPLIAHPLAQLQASLVREIRAGNVAEALVQVQQYFLTARAWMASDKLLVQAGGAMREANGTLPVSKVAATAHATVRTLERRFKQAAGHTVKDVSSLMRFEQVRNHLWQHPDVNLAGLAQELGYADQAHLSREFKRYSGTTPAAFARKAKSRK
- a CDS encoding ligand-binding sensor domain-containing protein; protein product: MSRKLYYPRYEVNIRTFLLLMVGVFLLVGKTSSAQTRDIKFTALTAKDGLTSNTVNVILKDRYGLLWLATDGGLKKYDGQSFRTYQLKAPAVGSVQSNDVTALHEDQTGRIWVGSMGGGLFTYNRSLDVFTPYQAAPLDNKYIKSLCSDAAGNIWVASIAGVQILAPQTNKITRVSLLPPDQASTLNPWCVYKDRRHRIWIGTERGLYCYSSAGTPIRSFRREQARPRSLVGDTVNTIAEDQRGRLWIGTSNGLSQLADDEASFTNFKFNYRDPHTIGSNIIYTIAADQDGTIWLGTEGGLDIMDVQSGMVSRQAHNSRDPYSLNSKSVRSLLIDRQGIHWIGTYQGGISKYDQNLTLFNVERSSELDPFGLNSPAVTAFAENRNGEIFVGTDGGGLNVYNLKTRLFRHVDIKSRERINLAGLPILSMLLDRHDQLWIGTFGHGLFIYNTRTGSYEQLLAKRGASQLNSDDIFCLKEDHNGTIWIGTNGGGVNVYDPNTKRISKFTARPKTAEDKLLPINNYIRAIEEDSNGNIWIGSAGSGIAVYHPVDQQFTVYNTARTGLALDRINTFGRDHRGVMWIGTAGDGLYQFDTRSSKLTAFPKQKGLLDGFIHKILEDQEGHVWISTNQGVSRLNTAHNNFTNYSPDNGLQGKAFLNNSGIKSANGSLFFGGLEGFNYFNPAHIKVNRNIPPVLLTDLKVDNKSVVAGLQSPCIKPLPLPRQSI